One segment of Bradyrhizobium sp. CB2312 DNA contains the following:
- the rpmC gene encoding 50S ribosomal protein L29, whose product MAQMKIEDIRAMSPDQQDDAILNLKKERFNLRFQRATGQLENTSRLREARRDIARIKTVAAQTRAKKK is encoded by the coding sequence ATGGCACAGATGAAGATCGAAGACATCCGCGCGATGAGCCCCGACCAGCAGGATGACGCCATCCTGAACCTGAAGAAGGAGCGCTTCAACCTGCGCTTCCAGCGCGCCACCGGGCAGCTCGAGAACACCTCGCGCCTGCGCGAGGCTCGCCGTGACATCGCCCGGATCAAGACCGTCGCCGCGCAGACGCGCGCGAAGAAGAAGTAA
- the rpsQ gene encoding 30S ribosomal protein S17, producing the protein MPKRTLQGVVVSDKQAKTIVVRVDRRFTHPIYKKTIRRSKNYHAHDESNEFKPGDMVWIEESKPISKLKRWVVIRGEHKKSA; encoded by the coding sequence ATGCCGAAACGTACTTTGCAGGGCGTGGTCGTCAGCGACAAGCAGGCCAAGACCATCGTGGTGCGCGTCGATCGCCGCTTCACGCACCCGATCTACAAGAAGACGATCCGCCGTTCGAAGAACTACCACGCGCACGACGAGAGCAACGAGTTCAAGCCGGGCGACATGGTGTGGATCGAGGAATCGAAGCCGATTTCGAAGCTGAAGCGCTGGGTCGTGATCCGGGGCGAGCACAAGAAAAGCGCCTGA
- the rplN gene encoding 50S ribosomal protein L14 — MIQMQTNLDVADNSGARRVMCIKVLGGSKRRYATIGDIIVVSIKEAIPRGKVKKGDVMKAVVVRVRKDIRRADGSVIRFDRNAAVLINNQSEPVGTRIFGPVPRELRAKNHMKIISLAPEVL; from the coding sequence ATGATTCAGATGCAGACCAACCTCGACGTGGCCGACAATTCTGGCGCACGCCGTGTCATGTGTATCAAGGTGCTCGGAGGCTCCAAGCGCCGCTACGCCACGATCGGCGACATCATCGTCGTCTCGATCAAGGAAGCGATTCCGCGTGGCAAGGTGAAGAAGGGCGACGTGATGAAGGCCGTCGTGGTGCGCGTCCGCAAGGACATCCGCCGCGCCGACGGTTCGGTCATCCGCTTCGACCGCAACGCCGCCGTGCTGATCAACAACCAGTCGGAGCCGGTCGGCACCCGTATCTTCGGGCCCGTGCCGCGCGAGCTGCGCGCCAAGAACCACATGAAGATCATCTCGCTCGCGCCGGAGGTGCTGTGA
- the rplX gene encoding 50S ribosomal protein L24, translated as MAAKIRKGDKVVVLTGRDKGRTGEVFEVRPDAGTALVRGVNMVKRHQKQTQAQEGGIISKEAPIQLSNIAYVGKDGKPTRVGFKILADGKKVRIAKSSGAEIDG; from the coding sequence ATGGCTGCGAAGATCCGCAAGGGCGACAAGGTCGTCGTGCTGACCGGCCGCGACAAGGGCCGCACCGGCGAAGTGTTCGAGGTTCGTCCCGACGCCGGCACCGCGCTCGTGCGCGGCGTCAACATGGTCAAGCGTCACCAGAAGCAGACGCAGGCCCAGGAGGGCGGCATCATCTCGAAAGAGGCGCCGATCCAACTGTCCAACATCGCGTATGTCGGCAAGGACGGAAAGCCGACCCGCGTCGGATTCAAGATTCTGGCGGACGGCAAGAAGGTCCGCATCGCCAAGAGCTCGGGAGCTGAGATCGATGGCTGA
- the rplE gene encoding 50S ribosomal protein L5 yields MAEAAYTPRLRAEYDAKIRTALTEKFGYENVMQVPRLDKVVLNMGVGDSVNDRKKAETAAAELTQIAGQKAIVTYSRIAIATFKLRENQPIGCKVTLRKARMYEFIDRLVTVALPRVRDFRGLNPKSFDGRGNYSLGIKEHIIFPEIDFDKVTEARGMDITVCTTAKTDEEARALLTAFNFPFRQ; encoded by the coding sequence ATGGCTGAGGCCGCTTACACCCCGCGCCTGCGCGCGGAATACGACGCGAAGATCCGCACGGCCCTGACCGAGAAGTTCGGTTATGAGAACGTGATGCAGGTTCCGCGCCTGGACAAGGTCGTGCTGAACATGGGCGTTGGCGATTCCGTCAACGACCGCAAGAAGGCCGAGACCGCCGCCGCCGAGCTGACCCAGATCGCCGGCCAGAAGGCGATCGTGACCTATTCGCGTATCGCGATCGCGACCTTCAAGCTGCGTGAGAACCAGCCGATCGGCTGCAAAGTCACGCTGCGCAAGGCCCGCATGTACGAGTTCATCGATCGCCTGGTGACGGTCGCGCTGCCGCGCGTCCGCGACTTCCGCGGCCTGAACCCGAAGAGCTTTGACGGCCGCGGCAACTACTCGCTCGGCATCAAGGAGCACATCATTTTCCCCGAGATCGACTTCGACAAGGTCACGGAAGCCCGCGGTATGGACATCACCGTCTGCACCACGGCCAAGACCGACGAAGAGGCGAGGGCCTTGTTGACCGCTTTCAATTTCCCGTTCCGGCAGTGA
- the rpsN gene encoding 30S ribosomal protein S14 translates to MAKKSSVEKNNRRKRMVKNAAAKRERLKAIIADKKLPMEERFAATLKLAEMPRNSSATRIRLRCELSGRPRSNYRKNKLSRIALRELGSKGMVPGLVKSSW, encoded by the coding sequence ATGGCAAAGAAGAGTTCAGTCGAGAAGAACAACCGGCGCAAGCGGATGGTGAAGAACGCCGCCGCCAAGCGCGAGCGGTTGAAGGCGATCATCGCCGACAAGAAGCTGCCGATGGAAGAGCGTTTCGCGGCGACGTTGAAGCTGGCGGAAATGCCGCGCAACTCGTCGGCGACCCGCATTCGCCTACGCTGCGAGCTGTCGGGCCGCCCGCGCTCGAACTATCGCAAGAACAAGCTGTCCCGTATCGCGCTGCGCGAACTTGGCTCCAAGGGCATGGTCCCGGGCCTCGTGAAGTCGAGCTGGTAA
- the rpsH gene encoding 30S ribosomal protein S8, giving the protein MSTHDPISDLITRIRNAQMRSKTKVSTPGSKMRENVLEVLKSEGYIRGYATLEHSSGRSEIEIELKYFDGEPVIREIERVSKPGRRVYASVKNLPRVNNGLGISVLSTPKGIMADHSARDANVGGEVLFTVF; this is encoded by the coding sequence ATGTCTACGCACGATCCAATCAGCGATCTGATCACCCGCATCCGCAACGCGCAGATGCGCTCGAAGACCAAGGTCTCGACGCCCGGCTCGAAGATGCGCGAGAACGTGCTCGAGGTGCTCAAGTCCGAGGGCTACATCCGCGGTTACGCCACGCTCGAGCACTCCTCGGGCCGCAGCGAGATCGAGATCGAGCTGAAGTATTTCGACGGCGAGCCCGTCATCCGCGAGATCGAACGTGTCTCCAAGCCCGGGCGTCGCGTCTACGCCTCGGTGAAGAACCTGCCGCGGGTCAACAACGGGCTCGGCATTTCGGTGTTGTCGACGCCGAAGGGGATCATGGCCGACCACAGCGCGCGCGACGCGAATGTGGGCGGTGAAGTCCTCTTCACGGTGTTCTGA
- the rplF gene encoding 50S ribosomal protein L6 — MSRVGKRPVAVPSGVTATVDGQTVKMKGPKGQLQFVVHDDVEVKLESGQIKVKPRAETNRARALYGTARAQVANLVEGVTKGFEKKLEITGVGYRAAMQGKNLQLALGYSHDVIYPIPEGITITVPKPTEITVTGSDVQRVGQVAAEIRAYRPPEPYKGKGVKYVGEFIFRKEGKKK, encoded by the coding sequence ATGTCACGAGTTGGCAAAAGGCCTGTGGCGGTTCCGTCGGGTGTGACCGCGACCGTTGACGGGCAGACCGTCAAGATGAAGGGGCCGAAGGGCCAGCTTCAGTTCGTCGTCCATGACGACGTCGAGGTGAAGCTCGAGAGCGGCCAGATCAAGGTCAAGCCTCGCGCCGAGACCAACCGCGCCCGTGCGCTCTACGGCACCGCTCGCGCCCAGGTCGCGAATCTGGTCGAAGGCGTCACCAAGGGCTTCGAGAAGAAGCTCGAGATCACCGGCGTCGGTTACCGCGCCGCGATGCAGGGCAAGAACCTGCAGCTCGCGCTCGGCTACAGCCACGACGTGATCTATCCGATCCCGGAAGGGATCACGATCACCGTGCCGAAGCCCACCGAGATCACGGTCACCGGCAGCGACGTCCAGCGCGTCGGCCAGGTCGCGGCCGAGATCCGCGCCTACCGTCCGCCGGAGCCCTACAAGGGCAAGGGCGTGAAGTATGTTGGCGAATTCATCTTCCGCAAGGAAGGCAAGAAGAAGTAA
- the rplR gene encoding 50S ribosomal protein L18, with product MSKAKVTNARRKRSVRLKLRRSGGGRPRLSVFRSSKHIYAQVIDDLKGETLASASSLEKSMRDGGKTGADIDAAKAVGKLLAERAAEKGVKEVVFDRGSYLYHGRVKALADAARESGLSF from the coding sequence ATGTCCAAAGCCAAGGTTACGAATGCCCGGCGCAAGCGGAGTGTGCGGCTGAAGCTGCGCCGCTCCGGTGGCGGCCGTCCGCGTCTGTCGGTGTTCCGCTCGTCCAAGCACATCTACGCCCAGGTCATCGACGACCTGAAGGGCGAGACGCTGGCCTCTGCCTCCTCGCTCGAGAAGTCGATGCGCGACGGCGGCAAGACCGGCGCCGACATCGATGCGGCGAAGGCGGTCGGCAAGCTGCTGGCCGAGCGCGCCGCCGAGAAGGGCGTCAAGGAAGTCGTGTTCGATCGCGGCAGCTACCTCTACCACGGGCGCGTCAAGGCTCTCGCCGACGCAGCGCGTGAGAGCGGGCTGAGCTTCTAA
- the rpsE gene encoding 30S ribosomal protein S5 → MAEREQRGGRDQRGGGRERKEREERDSEFVDKLVHINRVAKVVKGGKRFGFAALVVIGDQKGRAGFGHGKAREVPEAIRKATESAKRNLTRVSLREGRTLHHDIAGRHGAGRVYLRAAPAGTGIIAGGPMRAVFETLGVQDVVAKSIGSSNPYNMIRATFDALKHQDSPRSVAARRNIKVSTLQSRRIGGDAEAAAD, encoded by the coding sequence ATGGCAGAACGCGAACAACGTGGTGGACGCGATCAACGCGGCGGCGGGCGTGAACGCAAGGAGCGCGAGGAGCGCGACAGCGAGTTCGTCGACAAGCTGGTCCACATCAACCGCGTGGCCAAGGTCGTCAAGGGCGGTAAGCGCTTCGGTTTCGCAGCGCTCGTCGTGATCGGCGACCAGAAGGGCCGCGCCGGCTTCGGTCACGGCAAGGCGCGCGAAGTGCCCGAGGCGATCCGCAAGGCGACTGAATCGGCCAAGCGCAATCTGACCCGGGTCTCGCTGCGCGAGGGCCGCACGCTCCATCACGACATCGCCGGCCGTCATGGCGCGGGCCGTGTCTATCTGCGTGCAGCTCCGGCCGGTACCGGCATCATCGCCGGCGGCCCGATGCGCGCCGTGTTTGAGACGCTCGGCGTCCAGGACGTGGTGGCGAAGTCGATCGGCTCGTCGAACCCGTACAACATGATTCGCGCGACCTTCGACGCGCTGAAGCATCAGGATTCGCCGCGTTCGGTCGCAGCCCGCCGCAACATCAAGGTGTCCACTCTGCAGTCCCGCCGTATCGGCGGCGATGCCGAGGCGGCTGCCGACTAA
- the rpmD gene encoding 50S ribosomal protein L30 — protein sequence MAKDAAKSSKTIKLEQTGSAIRRHHSQRSTLIGLKLNKIGRTSELPDTPAVRGMIDKVHHLVRIVDEK from the coding sequence ATGGCCAAGGACGCCGCTAAGTCCAGCAAGACGATCAAGCTCGAGCAGACCGGCAGCGCGATCCGCCGCCATCACTCGCAGCGGTCGACCCTGATCGGGCTCAAGCTCAACAAGATCGGCCGCACCAGCGAACTGCCGGATACCCCGGCGGTGCGCGGCATGATCGACAAGGTTCACCATCTCGTCCGCATCGTCGACGAGAAGTAA
- the rplO gene encoding 50S ribosomal protein L15 → MKLSDIADNAGSRKKRMRVGRGIGSGKGKQSGRGGKGQTARSGVRIKGFEGGQMPMHRRLPKRGFNNIFRVEFAEINLDRLQEAVDAKKIDAGSVVNVEALVKGGVLRRAKAGLRLLGRGELKSKLNIEVHGATKTAIAAVEKAGGSVKILAPAKEEGEAA, encoded by the coding sequence ATGAAGCTCAGCGATATCGCCGACAACGCCGGCTCGCGCAAGAAGCGCATGCGCGTCGGCCGCGGCATCGGTTCGGGCAAGGGCAAGCAGTCCGGCCGCGGCGGCAAGGGCCAGACCGCGCGTTCGGGCGTGCGCATCAAGGGTTTCGAAGGCGGCCAGATGCCGATGCATCGCCGTCTGCCCAAGCGCGGCTTCAACAACATCTTCCGCGTCGAGTTCGCCGAGATCAATCTCGACCGGCTCCAGGAGGCGGTCGATGCGAAGAAGATCGACGCCGGCAGCGTCGTGAACGTCGAGGCCCTGGTGAAGGGCGGCGTGCTGCGCCGCGCCAAGGCCGGCCTGCGGCTGCTCGGCCGTGGCGAGCTCAAGTCCAAGCTCAACATCGAAGTGCATGGCGCCACCAAGACCGCGATCGCGGCGGTGGAGAAGGCCGGCGGCTCGGTGAAGATCCTCGCCCCTGCCAAGGAAGAAGGCGAGGCGGCGTAA
- the secY gene encoding preprotein translocase subunit SecY, producing MVSAAEQLAANLNFGAFAKADELKKRIWFTLGALLVYRLGTYIPLPGIDPNIWEQVFRSQAGGILGMFNMFAGGGIHRMAIFALNIMPYISASIIIQLLTTVSPQLEALKKEGEAGRKTLNQYTRYLTVILAAFQSYGIAVGLEGAGNVVSDPGMFFRLSTAITLTGGTMFLMWLGEQITSRGIGNGISLIILSGIVAELPAALANMLELGRQGAMSTGLILVVIIMAVAVIAFIVFMERAQRRLLIQYPKRQVGNKMFEGQSSHLPLKLNTSGVIPPIFASSLLLLPTTVANFNAGSGPEWFQWITTQLGHGRPLFLVLYLALIVFFAFFYTAIVFNPTETADNLKKHGGFIPGIRPGERTAEYIDYVLSRITVLGAIYLAIVCLIPEILISYASVPFYFGGTSLLIVVSVTMDTVAQVQGYLLAHQYEGLIRKSKLRGRRR from the coding sequence ATGGTCTCTGCAGCGGAACAACTGGCAGCCAATCTCAATTTCGGCGCGTTCGCCAAGGCCGACGAACTGAAGAAGCGCATCTGGTTCACCCTGGGTGCGCTGCTCGTTTATCGGCTCGGAACCTACATCCCGCTGCCGGGCATCGATCCCAACATCTGGGAGCAGGTGTTCAGGTCCCAGGCGGGCGGCATCCTCGGCATGTTCAACATGTTCGCCGGCGGCGGCATCCACCGCATGGCGATCTTCGCGCTGAACATCATGCCGTACATCTCGGCCTCGATCATCATCCAGCTCCTCACCACCGTCTCGCCGCAGCTCGAGGCGCTGAAGAAGGAGGGTGAGGCGGGCCGCAAGACGCTGAACCAGTACACCCGCTACCTGACGGTGATCCTGGCCGCGTTCCAGTCCTACGGCATCGCGGTGGGCCTCGAAGGCGCCGGCAACGTCGTCAGCGACCCCGGCATGTTCTTCCGCCTGTCGACCGCGATCACGCTGACCGGCGGCACCATGTTCCTGATGTGGCTGGGCGAGCAGATCACCTCGCGCGGCATCGGCAATGGCATCTCGCTGATCATTCTCTCCGGCATCGTCGCCGAGCTGCCCGCGGCGCTCGCCAACATGCTCGAGCTCGGCCGTCAGGGCGCGATGTCGACCGGCCTGATCCTGGTCGTCATCATCATGGCCGTCGCCGTGATCGCCTTCATCGTGTTCATGGAGCGCGCCCAGCGCCGGTTGCTGATCCAGTATCCGAAGCGCCAGGTCGGCAACAAGATGTTCGAGGGTCAGTCCTCGCATCTGCCGCTCAAGCTCAACACCTCGGGCGTGATCCCGCCGATCTTCGCGTCGTCGCTGCTGCTGCTGCCGACCACGGTCGCGAACTTCAATGCCGGCAGCGGGCCGGAATGGTTCCAGTGGATCACCACCCAGCTCGGCCACGGCCGTCCGCTGTTCCTTGTGCTCTATCTCGCGCTGATCGTGTTCTTCGCGTTCTTCTACACCGCTATCGTGTTCAACCCGACCGAGACCGCGGACAATCTGAAGAAGCATGGCGGCTTCATCCCGGGCATCCGTCCGGGCGAGCGCACCGCGGAATATATCGACTACGTGCTGTCGCGCATCACCGTGCTGGGTGCGATCTATCTCGCGATCGTCTGCTTGATCCCGGAGATCCTGATCTCCTACGCCTCGGTGCCGTTCTACTTCGGCGGCACCTCGCTGCTGATCGTCGTCAGCGTCACCATGGATACGGTGGCGCAGGTGCAGGGCTATCTGCTGGCCCATCAGTACGAAGGCCTGATCCGCAAGTCGAAGCTGCGCGGCCGCCGCCGCTGA
- a CDS encoding adenylate kinase — protein sequence MRIILLGPPGSGKGTQAQLLVQRYGIVQLSTGEMLRAAVAAGTPVGLKAKEIMAGGGLVPDDVVVGIISDRIDQPDAKNGFILDGFPRTVPQAEALDDLLKHKHLKLDAVIELRVNESALLSRVETRVAQMRERGEEVRVDDTPEVLTKRLASYRSQTEPLIHYYSERRKLSTIDGMMAIDEVTRAIHRQLLALGAVEPKTHARSAAKTGPAKKAKGPKKAAKTAGKKAAKKPAKAAKKAARSAKTAKKAAKKAVKGAKKTAKKTVKKTAKAAVKKGSKKGPKKVTKKRAKR from the coding sequence ATGAGAATTATACTTCTGGGACCGCCGGGGTCGGGCAAGGGGACCCAGGCGCAGCTCTTGGTGCAGCGCTATGGCATCGTCCAGCTCTCGACCGGCGAGATGCTGCGCGCGGCCGTGGCGGCTGGTACGCCGGTCGGGCTGAAGGCCAAGGAGATCATGGCCGGTGGCGGCCTCGTCCCCGACGACGTCGTGGTCGGAATCATCTCCGATCGCATCGACCAGCCGGACGCCAAGAACGGTTTCATCCTTGACGGCTTCCCGCGCACCGTGCCGCAGGCCGAGGCGCTGGACGATCTCTTGAAGCACAAGCATCTCAAGCTCGACGCCGTGATCGAGCTCCGCGTCAACGAGAGCGCGCTGCTGAGCCGTGTCGAGACCCGCGTCGCCCAGATGCGGGAGCGCGGGGAGGAGGTCCGGGTCGACGATACCCCGGAGGTTCTGACCAAGCGCCTGGCCAGCTACCGCAGCCAGACGGAGCCGCTGATTCACTATTATTCCGAGCGGCGGAAGCTCTCGACCATCGACGGCATGATGGCCATCGACGAGGTCACCCGTGCCATCCACCGCCAGCTGCTGGCGCTCGGGGCGGTGGAACCGAAGACCCATGCCCGCAGCGCGGCCAAGACAGGCCCGGCCAAGAAGGCCAAGGGACCCAAGAAGGCGGCTAAGACTGCGGGGAAGAAAGCGGCCAAAAAGCCGGCCAAAGCGGCTAAAAAGGCCGCCAGATCGGCCAAAACCGCCAAAAAGGCGGCCAAGAAGGCCGTGAAGGGCGCCAAGAAGACAGCCAAGAAAACGGTCAAAAAGACCGCCAAAGCAGCCGTCAAAAAAGGTTCGAAGAAGGGACCAAAAAAGGTCACGAAAAAGCGAGCCAAGCGCTAG
- the rpsM gene encoding 30S ribosomal protein S13, with amino-acid sequence MARIAGVNIPTNKRVLIALQYIHGIGPKIAGDIIEKVKIPSDRRVNQLSDAEVLQIREVIDRDYLVEGDLRREVGINIKRLMDLGCYRGLRHRRGLPVRGQRTHTNARTRKGPAKAIAGKKK; translated from the coding sequence GTGGCCCGTATTGCCGGCGTGAACATTCCCACCAACAAGCGCGTGCTGATCGCGCTTCAGTACATCCATGGCATCGGCCCGAAGATCGCCGGTGACATCATCGAGAAGGTGAAGATCCCCTCGGATCGTCGCGTCAATCAGCTCAGCGATGCCGAAGTGCTTCAGATCCGCGAAGTGATCGACCGCGACTATCTCGTCGAGGGCGATCTGCGTCGTGAGGTCGGCATCAACATCAAGCGTCTGATGGACCTCGGCTGCTATCGCGGCCTGCGTCATCGTCGCGGTCTGCCGGTGCGCGGTCAGCGGACCCACACCAATGCGCGTACGCGCAAGGGTCCGGCCAAGGCCATCGCCGGCAAGAAGAAGTAA
- the rpsK gene encoding 30S ribosomal protein S11 has translation MGKEATRVRRRERKNIASGVAHVNSSFNNTTITITDAQGNTIAWSSAGTMGFKGSRKSTPYAAQVAAEDVSKKAQEHGMRTLEVEVAGPGSGRESALRALQAAGFTVTSIRDVTTIPHNGCRPRKRRRV, from the coding sequence ATGGGCAAGGAAGCCACCCGCGTTCGCCGTCGTGAGCGCAAGAACATCGCCTCCGGCGTTGCGCATGTGAACTCGTCGTTCAACAACACGACCATCACCATCACCGACGCACAGGGCAACACGATTGCCTGGTCCTCCGCCGGCACGATGGGCTTCAAGGGCTCGCGCAAGTCGACTCCGTACGCCGCGCAGGTGGCCGCCGAGGACGTGTCGAAGAAGGCGCAGGAGCACGGCATGCGCACGCTGGAAGTCGAAGTCGCCGGTCCCGGTTCGGGCCGCGAGTCGGCGCTCCGTGCACTGCAGGCCGCGGGCTTCACCGTCACCTCGATCCGTGACGTGACCACCATCCCGCACAACGGTTGCCGTCCCCGCAAGCGTCGGCGCGTTTGA
- a CDS encoding DNA-directed RNA polymerase subunit alpha: MGETVTIQKNWQELIRPNKLQVTPGSDPTRFATIVAEPLERGFGQTLGNALRRILLSSLQGAAVQSVHIDGVLHEFSSIAGVREDVTDIVLNIKDISIKMQGEGPKRMVVKKQGPGVVTAGDIQTVGDVTVLNPDLQICTLDEGAEIRMEFTVSTGKGYVPAERNRPEDAPIGLIPVDSLYSPVRKVSYKVENTREGQILDYDKLTMTIETNGAISPDDSVAYAARILQDQLNVFVNFEEPRKEVAQEIIPDLAFNPAFLKKVDELELSVRSANCLKNDNIVYIGDLVQKSEAEMLRTPNFGRKSLNEIKEVLAQMGLHLGMEVPGWPPENIDELAKRFEDHY, from the coding sequence ATGGGTGAAACAGTGACGATCCAGAAAAATTGGCAAGAACTGATTCGGCCGAACAAGCTCCAGGTCACGCCCGGCAGTGACCCCACGCGTTTCGCGACCATCGTCGCCGAGCCGCTCGAGCGCGGCTTCGGCCAGACCCTCGGCAACGCGCTGCGCCGCATCCTGCTGTCCTCGCTCCAGGGCGCGGCGGTGCAGTCGGTGCACATCGACGGCGTGCTGCACGAGTTCTCCTCGATCGCTGGCGTCCGTGAGGACGTCACCGACATCGTGCTGAACATCAAGGACATCTCGATCAAGATGCAGGGCGAAGGCCCCAAGCGCATGGTCGTGAAGAAGCAGGGCCCGGGCGTCGTCACCGCCGGCGACATCCAGACCGTCGGCGATGTCACCGTGCTCAACCCGGACCTGCAGATCTGCACCCTCGACGAGGGCGCCGAGATCCGCATGGAGTTCACGGTCTCGACCGGCAAGGGCTACGTGCCCGCCGAGCGCAACCGTCCCGAGGACGCGCCGATCGGCCTGATCCCGGTCGACAGCCTGTACTCGCCGGTCCGCAAGGTCTCCTACAAGGTCGAGAACACCCGCGAGGGCCAGATCCTCGACTACGACAAGCTGACCATGACGATCGAGACCAACGGCGCGATCTCGCCGGATGACTCGGTGGCTTACGCCGCGCGCATCCTGCAGGATCAGCTCAACGTGTTCGTCAACTTCGAAGAGCCGCGCAAGGAAGTCGCCCAGGAGATCATCCCGGACCTCGCCTTCAACCCGGCCTTCCTCAAGAAGGTGGACGAGCTCGAGCTGTCGGTGCGTTCGGCCAACTGCCTGAAGAACGACAACATCGTCTACATCGGCGACCTCGTGCAGAAGTCGGAAGCCGAAATGCTCCGCACTCCGAACTTCGGCCGCAAGTCGCTGAACGAGATCAAGGAAGTGCTGGCTCAGATGGGTCTGCACCTCGGCATGGAAGTGCCGGGCTGGCCGCCGGAGAACATCGACGAGCTCGCCAAGCGCTTCGAGGATCATTACTAA
- the rplQ gene encoding 50S ribosomal protein L17, producing the protein MRHGKVHRKLNRTAEHRKAMFANMAAALIKHEQIVTTLPKAKELRPIVEKLVTLGKKGGLSLRRQAISELRDVDMVKKLFDTLATRYKDRQGGYTRIIKAGFRYGDNAAMAVIEFVDRDVDAKGQDSGPVQEKEAEAA; encoded by the coding sequence ATGCGTCACGGCAAGGTTCATCGGAAGCTCAACCGCACGGCCGAGCACCGCAAGGCGATGTTCGCCAACATGGCGGCCGCGCTGATCAAACACGAGCAGATCGTCACCACGCTGCCGAAGGCCAAGGAACTCCGCCCGATCGTCGAGAAGCTCGTCACCCTCGGCAAGAAGGGCGGCCTCTCGCTGCGCCGCCAGGCGATCTCCGAGCTGCGCGACGTCGACATGGTCAAGAAGCTCTTCGACACGCTGGCGACCCGCTACAAGGACCGCCAGGGCGGCTACACCCGCATCATCAAGGCCGGCTTCCGCTACGGCGACAACGCCGCGATGGCCGTGATCGAGTTCGTCGATCGCGACGTCGACGCCAAGGGCCAGGACTCCGGTCCGGTGCAGGAGAAGGAAGCCGAGGCGGCGTAA
- a CDS encoding c-type cytochrome — protein MRTAIAIALALLMSPAMGETLVERGAYLINSVMVCHNCHTPRGPQGLDLSRALSGAQTFDEPAFKVTGSNITPDKDTGIGNWSDAELKRFLVSGIKPNGTKAAPIMPTEFYTVLTVRDLDALAAYLRSVPPVRHETPAPEYRIALKPEVPTYAGKQASEQELSDKLARGRYLLTIAHCLECHTPEGPSAVHDFTAASGKGGRTFRGPWGESVSPNITADPVAGLGSWSDDEIKRAIAQGIARDGRKLKPPMAYAAYASMTSQDLDAIVAFVRTLPPKK, from the coding sequence ATGAGAACTGCGATTGCCATTGCGCTTGCGCTGCTGATGTCGCCGGCCATGGGCGAGACGCTGGTCGAGCGGGGCGCCTATCTCATCAACAGCGTCATGGTCTGCCACAACTGCCACACCCCGCGCGGCCCGCAAGGGCTTGATCTTTCGCGCGCGCTCTCGGGCGCTCAGACGTTCGACGAGCCGGCCTTCAAGGTCACTGGCTCCAACATCACGCCGGACAAGGACACCGGCATCGGCAATTGGAGCGATGCCGAGCTGAAGCGGTTTCTCGTCAGCGGCATCAAGCCGAACGGAACCAAGGCTGCGCCGATCATGCCGACCGAGTTCTACACCGTGCTCACGGTCCGCGATCTCGACGCACTCGCGGCTTACTTGCGCTCCGTGCCGCCGGTGCGCCACGAGACGCCGGCGCCGGAATACAGGATCGCGTTGAAGCCGGAAGTGCCGACCTATGCCGGCAAACAGGCGAGCGAGCAGGAACTCTCAGACAAGCTCGCGCGCGGCCGCTATCTCCTGACCATCGCCCATTGCCTCGAATGCCACACGCCGGAAGGCCCGTCCGCCGTGCACGATTTCACTGCGGCGAGCGGCAAGGGCGGCCGCACCTTCAGGGGGCCGTGGGGTGAATCCGTCTCTCCCAACATCACCGCGGATCCCGTGGCCGGTCTCGGCAGCTGGAGCGACGACGAAATCAAACGTGCGATTGCGCAAGGCATCGCGCGTGACGGTCGCAAGCTCAAGCCGCCGATGGCGTATGCTGCCTATGCCAGCATGACGTCACAGGATCTCGATGCCATCGTCGCGTTTGTCAGAACGCTGCCGCCGAAGAAATAG